Proteins encoded within one genomic window of Microbacterium soli:
- a CDS encoding GntR family transcriptional regulator, giving the protein MESMVYVAQPSPFQDEGVSPLANQTYVWLADAIVRGELQPGSHVSEPWISTKLGISRSPVREALLSLLDAGVLTRERGRGFRVAEADPQSACEFYDCRILIEPECARLAGPHIDDEVVATAQRAFDEMAAAQERHAYGDRLNASENFHRAYRAVCPNRHLVQIVNRTAARGLQLRAFGISRPGTLEQSLEQHRLILDAFRAREPFHTLVEDVLRFSKERVLFTLTAREHDRPAERKGPTHD; this is encoded by the coding sequence ATGGAGAGCATGGTGTATGTCGCGCAGCCGAGTCCTTTCCAGGACGAGGGCGTCTCGCCACTTGCCAATCAGACCTATGTCTGGCTCGCCGACGCCATCGTCCGCGGTGAGTTGCAGCCCGGCTCGCATGTCAGCGAACCGTGGATCTCGACCAAGCTCGGCATCAGCCGATCACCGGTGCGTGAAGCGCTGCTGTCATTGCTCGATGCCGGGGTGCTCACGCGAGAGCGCGGCCGCGGCTTTCGAGTTGCTGAAGCCGATCCGCAGTCCGCTTGCGAGTTCTACGACTGCCGCATTCTGATCGAGCCCGAGTGCGCCCGGTTGGCCGGGCCGCACATCGACGACGAGGTGGTGGCCACTGCCCAACGCGCTTTCGACGAGATGGCCGCCGCACAGGAGCGTCATGCGTACGGTGACCGGCTCAACGCGTCGGAGAACTTCCACAGGGCTTACCGAGCGGTCTGCCCCAACAGGCACCTCGTGCAGATCGTCAACCGCACCGCCGCCCGTGGTCTGCAACTGCGCGCTTTCGGCATCAGCCGCCCCGGCACTCTCGAGCAGTCACTAGAGCAGCACCGGCTCATTCTCGATGCGTTCCGGGCCCGCGAGCCGTTCCACACCCTGGTCGAAGACGTCTTGCGCTTCTCGAAAGAGCGCGTGCTGTTCACCCTCACCGCCCGCGAGCACGACCGTCCCGCCGAAAGAAAAGGACCGACCCATGACTGA
- a CDS encoding PucR family transcriptional regulator ligand-binding domain-containing protein, translating into MPEVTLERLCGVLLNDLVPMSRELSLNVALSDVHVSELVDPTPYLGGGELILTTGMPFIGTDRDITAYVNRLVEHGVAALGLGLGEGLNIPPQELVDACHDVGMRLLIVPDRVPFMNVSRAFRDLVGSAQRAIFASKLAKQTALARSVAERRNVEGVLRQIAETLGGWAVYWRPSDESASVWPPEQRATVPKLRAQSARLRLANLHTASTFELDGAEVVQHSVATHGAIDGFLAVGVSSGARRDDHREFTLMATAFISLVRAAEVDLERAHRALDSNVTTLMVNGHLDAARMLAHPRRLPTHVWILAIRGERSAELSPIEIAATTPLPAGLDNPQMRMRIANCRHWTHLTETTFALLDADARQAEEAALKPRVEQPSSSLAASLSGVVAVSTIADQLGPLSAVCEATPLGQAAHFDRVVTTRAKDWVARLTESCGHDMVSLVRSYLQFRGRWEKVAQAHHLHRNSVRSRISTVERLLGLDLDDPDVAAELWIALGTITGPSTPRPPRP; encoded by the coding sequence ATGCCGGAGGTTACCCTGGAGCGCTTGTGCGGGGTCCTGCTGAACGACCTTGTCCCGATGTCGCGTGAGTTGAGCCTGAACGTCGCCCTGTCGGACGTGCATGTGTCAGAGCTTGTCGACCCGACCCCGTACCTGGGCGGCGGTGAACTGATCCTCACCACGGGCATGCCGTTCATCGGCACTGACCGAGACATCACCGCCTACGTGAACCGGCTCGTCGAGCACGGTGTCGCGGCACTCGGGCTGGGGCTCGGCGAGGGGCTCAACATTCCACCGCAGGAGCTGGTCGACGCGTGTCACGACGTCGGCATGCGACTGCTGATCGTGCCTGACCGGGTACCGTTCATGAATGTCTCACGGGCGTTCAGAGATCTGGTCGGCTCCGCCCAGCGTGCGATCTTCGCCTCGAAACTGGCAAAGCAGACGGCCCTGGCACGCAGCGTGGCCGAACGTCGGAACGTCGAGGGTGTGCTCCGCCAGATTGCCGAGACGCTGGGCGGGTGGGCGGTGTACTGGCGTCCGAGCGATGAGAGTGCGAGCGTGTGGCCGCCCGAGCAACGGGCGACTGTACCGAAGCTGCGGGCGCAGTCGGCACGCCTGCGGCTGGCCAACCTGCACACCGCTTCGACGTTCGAGCTCGACGGCGCCGAGGTCGTGCAGCACTCGGTCGCGACCCATGGGGCGATCGACGGATTCCTCGCCGTCGGCGTGTCCTCGGGCGCTCGGCGCGATGACCACCGCGAGTTTACGCTCATGGCCACGGCCTTCATCTCGCTCGTGCGTGCCGCCGAGGTCGATCTCGAGCGGGCCCACCGTGCCCTCGACTCGAACGTCACGACCCTCATGGTCAACGGTCATCTCGACGCCGCACGCATGCTCGCCCACCCCCGGCGATTGCCGACGCACGTCTGGATCCTCGCTATCCGCGGCGAACGCTCCGCCGAACTGAGTCCCATCGAGATCGCTGCCACGACTCCCCTGCCTGCTGGCCTCGACAACCCGCAGATGCGGATGCGCATCGCCAATTGCCGGCACTGGACACACCTGACGGAAACGACGTTCGCGCTACTCGACGCCGACGCGAGGCAGGCAGAGGAAGCAGCTCTCAAGCCTCGTGTCGAGCAGCCCAGCAGCAGCCTCGCGGCCTCACTGAGCGGCGTCGTCGCAGTGTCGACCATTGCAGACCAGCTTGGGCCGCTGAGCGCAGTGTGCGAAGCGACACCATTGGGCCAAGCCGCACACTTCGACCGCGTGGTCACCACCAGAGCGAAGGACTGGGTCGCACGACTCACCGAGAGCTGCGGCCACGACATGGTGTCCCTCGTTCGCTCGTATCTGCAGTTCCGTGGTCGATGGGAAAAAGTCGCGCAGGCCCACCACCTGCACCGCAACTCCGTCCGTAGCCGCATCTCCACCGTCGAGCGCTTGCTTGGCCTGGATCTCGACGACCCCGACGTCGCAGCGGAATTGTGGATCGCCCTCGGCACGATTACCGGGCCGAGTACCCCTCGACCGCCAAGGCCATAG
- the gltX gene encoding glutamate--tRNA ligase, whose translation MATVHPLTTTATGPDIRVRFCPSPTGLPHVGMVRTALFNWAYARHNGGKLVFRIEDTDAARDSEESFRQLVDALTWMKIDWDEGVEVGGPNGPYRQSQRHDIYREVIEKLKASGAVYESFSTAEEIDARNEANGRAKQLGYDNFDRDLTDEQKAAFRAEGRQPALRLRVPDEDLTYVDLIRGEITFPAGSFPDYVLVRPNGQPLYTFVNPVDDALMGITHVLRGEDIMPSTARQLVLYDALIKAGVTTFVPRFAHMPLVLGETGNKKLSKRDPQADLFLHREHGFIHEGLLNYLALLGWSIGPDRDVFSLEEFIREFDIADVNPNPARFDQKKAEAINGDHIRLLDGKDFAERMLPYLADAGVFGAAEPTHEQIVLAFRAAPLVQERMRLLGEAPGLLGFLFADEIEYQPDALKGLPVNAGEVLTASIAALEPVAEFTTDAIKQALSTTLVDELGLKPRVAFGPPRVALSGRRVSPPLFESMELLGKEKTLARLRALVAHLG comes from the coding sequence ATGGCTACTGTGCACCCCCTCACCACCACCGCCACCGGGCCAGACATCCGTGTGCGCTTCTGCCCCTCGCCGACCGGCCTGCCGCATGTCGGCATGGTGCGCACGGCGCTGTTCAACTGGGCGTACGCGCGGCACAACGGCGGCAAGCTGGTCTTCCGCATCGAGGACACGGATGCCGCCCGCGACAGCGAGGAGAGCTTCCGGCAGCTGGTGGATGCGCTCACCTGGATGAAGATCGACTGGGACGAGGGCGTGGAGGTCGGCGGCCCGAACGGCCCGTACCGGCAGTCGCAACGGCACGACATCTACCGTGAGGTGATCGAGAAGCTCAAGGCGTCGGGTGCCGTGTACGAGAGCTTCTCCACCGCGGAGGAGATCGACGCCCGCAATGAGGCGAACGGCCGGGCGAAGCAGCTCGGCTACGACAATTTCGACCGCGACCTGACCGACGAGCAGAAGGCCGCGTTCCGCGCCGAGGGACGTCAGCCCGCGCTGCGTCTGCGGGTGCCGGATGAGGACCTCACCTACGTGGATCTCATCCGCGGGGAGATCACGTTCCCGGCGGGCTCGTTCCCCGACTACGTGCTGGTGCGCCCGAACGGTCAGCCGCTGTACACGTTCGTGAACCCCGTCGACGATGCGCTCATGGGCATCACGCACGTGCTGCGCGGCGAGGACATCATGCCCTCCACCGCCCGCCAGCTGGTGCTGTACGACGCGCTCATCAAGGCCGGCGTGACCACGTTCGTGCCGCGCTTCGCGCACATGCCGCTGGTGCTTGGCGAGACCGGCAACAAGAAGCTGTCCAAGCGCGACCCGCAGGCCGACCTGTTCCTGCACCGCGAGCACGGCTTCATCCACGAGGGGCTGCTGAACTACCTGGCGCTGCTGGGCTGGTCGATCGGCCCCGACCGCGACGTGTTCTCCCTCGAGGAGTTCATCCGCGAGTTCGACATCGCCGATGTGAACCCGAACCCGGCGCGCTTCGACCAGAAGAAGGCCGAGGCCATCAACGGCGACCACATCCGCCTGCTGGACGGCAAGGACTTCGCCGAGCGGATGCTGCCGTACCTCGCGGATGCCGGGGTGTTCGGGGCGGCCGAGCCCACGCACGAGCAGATCGTGCTGGCGTTCCGCGCCGCGCCGCTCGTGCAGGAGCGCATGCGGCTGCTGGGGGAGGCGCCGGGGCTGCTGGGCTTCCTGTTCGCCGACGAGATCGAGTACCAGCCGGATGCCCTGAAGGGGCTGCCGGTCAACGCCGGCGAGGTGCTCACGGCGTCGATCGCCGCCCTCGAGCCGGTCGCGGAGTTCACGACGGATGCCATCAAGCAGGCGCTGTCGACCACACTGGTCGACGAGCTCGGGCTCAAGCCGCGGGTGGCCTTCGGTCCGCCGCGCGTCGCGCTCAGCGGCCGGCGCGTCTCGCCCCCGCTGTTCGAGTCGATGGAGCTGCTCGGCAAGGAGAAGACGCTCGCGCGCCTGCGCGCGCTGGTCGCGCACCTGGGCTGA
- a CDS encoding MFS transporter, with amino-acid sequence MSTLTADRLRAVQRRTVRVLSLGQVLGGIAFGATVSLGALLAADLSGDDALSGLATASVTLGAAAFAIPLARFAARRGRRLSLTAGNLLALIGIAVVISAAAWRVFPLLLVGIVMIGMGNAGNLQSRFAAADLASPEHRGRDLSIVVWSTTVGGVAGPLLLTPGEVVGQAVGMPPLTGSYLFSFVAQAAALVLYLVALRPDPLLTALRMVESPSRAAVLGAGEDHPVAARYAIFAVAGSHAVMASVMAMTPIHLKHMAHGMGGGMPSSTDVTLLVGITIALHVAGMYGLSPVFGILADRWGRIRVVLLGQAVLAASLVTAIVAGENPAGVMIALVLLGLGWSAATVAGAALLTESSTVPRRPRRQGISDSLMSLTAAVGAAAAGPVLTHFGYGGLSIVALVFVVAITVLSPLGRIR; translated from the coding sequence GTGAGCACGCTGACCGCCGACCGGCTCAGGGCCGTGCAACGGCGCACCGTCCGTGTGCTGTCGCTCGGGCAGGTGCTGGGCGGCATCGCCTTCGGTGCGACCGTGTCGCTGGGGGCGCTGCTGGCGGCGGACCTGTCCGGCGACGATGCGCTGTCGGGCCTGGCCACGGCATCCGTCACCCTGGGCGCCGCGGCGTTCGCGATCCCGCTCGCCCGCTTCGCGGCCCGGCGGGGCCGGCGGCTGTCGCTGACGGCGGGGAACCTGCTGGCGCTGATCGGCATCGCCGTGGTGATCTCAGCGGCGGCCTGGCGGGTGTTCCCGCTGCTGCTGGTCGGGATCGTCATGATCGGCATGGGCAACGCCGGAAACCTGCAGTCCCGTTTCGCGGCCGCAGACCTCGCCTCGCCCGAGCATCGTGGCCGCGATCTGTCGATCGTCGTGTGGTCGACGACGGTCGGCGGTGTGGCCGGTCCGCTGCTGCTGACGCCGGGGGAGGTGGTCGGCCAGGCGGTCGGGATGCCGCCGCTGACCGGCTCATACCTGTTCTCCTTCGTCGCCCAGGCCGCCGCCCTCGTGCTGTATCTCGTGGCGCTGCGGCCGGATCCGCTGCTCACGGCGTTGCGCATGGTCGAGTCGCCCTCGCGCGCGGCGGTGCTGGGAGCCGGTGAGGACCATCCGGTGGCCGCACGGTATGCGATCTTCGCCGTGGCGGGGTCGCACGCGGTGATGGCGTCTGTCATGGCGATGACGCCCATCCATCTCAAGCACATGGCGCACGGCATGGGCGGCGGGATGCCCTCCAGCACGGATGTGACGCTGCTCGTGGGCATCACGATCGCCCTGCACGTGGCCGGGATGTACGGGCTGTCGCCGGTGTTCGGCATCCTCGCCGACCGGTGGGGGAGGATCCGCGTGGTGCTGCTGGGACAGGCCGTGCTGGCGGCGTCACTGGTGACGGCCATCGTCGCGGGGGAGAACCCGGCGGGCGTCATGATCGCCCTGGTGCTGCTGGGTCTCGGGTGGAGCGCCGCCACGGTCGCCGGCGCCGCACTGCTGACCGAGTCGTCGACGGTGCCGCGGCGTCCTCGGCGCCAGGGGATCAGCGACTCGCTCATGAGTCTCACCGCGGCTGTGGGAGCGGCCGCGGCGGGCCCGGTGCTCACGCATTTCGGCTACGGCGGGCTCAGCATCGTCGCGCTCGTGTTCGTCGTCGCCATCACCGTGCTGTCGCCGCTCGGGCGCATCCGCTGA
- a CDS encoding fumarylacetoacetate hydrolase family protein, translating to MKIARFSHSEGIRYGIVDEGELVVLSGDPMFAGFETTGERIPLSDAALLAPVIPRSKVVCVGRNYHEHAAEFGNVAPEEPLLFLKPNTSVIGPGDTIVRPAISERTEYEGELVAVIGRIAKNVSADDALDHVFGYTVGNDFTARDLQRKDGQWTRGKGFDTFCPLGPVIETEFDAESARLETRVNGEVRQQAPLTDMIHSVADIIAYASAVFTLLPGDVIMTGTPAGVGPVQAGDTIEIEITGIGTLRNPVRDAPPTP from the coding sequence ATGAAGATCGCACGATTCAGTCACAGTGAGGGCATCCGGTACGGCATCGTCGATGAGGGCGAACTCGTCGTGCTCTCCGGTGACCCGATGTTCGCCGGGTTCGAGACGACGGGCGAGCGGATCCCGCTGTCGGATGCGGCACTGCTCGCGCCGGTGATCCCGCGCTCGAAGGTCGTGTGCGTGGGTCGCAACTACCACGAGCATGCCGCGGAGTTCGGCAACGTGGCGCCCGAGGAGCCGCTGCTGTTCCTCAAGCCCAACACCTCCGTGATCGGGCCCGGCGACACGATCGTGCGCCCGGCGATCTCGGAGCGCACCGAATACGAGGGCGAGCTGGTGGCCGTCATCGGACGCATCGCGAAGAACGTCTCGGCCGATGACGCGCTCGACCACGTGTTCGGGTACACGGTGGGCAACGACTTCACGGCACGCGACCTGCAGCGCAAGGACGGGCAGTGGACGCGCGGGAAGGGCTTCGACACCTTCTGCCCGCTGGGCCCGGTCATCGAGACGGAGTTCGACGCAGAGTCTGCGCGTCTGGAGACCCGGGTCAACGGAGAGGTCCGCCAGCAGGCCCCGCTGACGGACATGATCCACTCCGTCGCCGACATCATCGCCTACGCCTCGGCGGTGTTCACCCTGCTCCCGGGCGACGTCATCATGACCGGCACCCCCGCCGGCGTCGGACCGGTGCAGGCCGGCGACACCATCGAGATCGAGATCACGGGGATCGGGACGCTGCGCAACCCGGTGCGGGACGCGCCGCCCACCCCGTGA
- a CDS encoding branched-chain amino acid aminotransferase: MTDTTTSAPAGELTFAVTKNLAAASTAQREEILRNPGFGLHFTDHMVDICWSEKGGWHRPRVQPYGPISLDPAAAVLHYGQEIFEGIKAYRHTDGSVHTFRPDRNAARLQNSARRLALPELPTEYFIQALHELIAVDGAWVPSGEDQSLYLRPFMFAKEAFLGVRPAKKVGFYLIASPAGAYFSGGVKPVRIWLSENYARAGKGGTGAAKTGGNYASSLLPQAEANDKGCDQVVFLDQHRHVEELGGMNIVFVFKDGHLATPASESILEGITRDSLLQLAEDRGLTVERRDVSLDEWREGVASGDIVEVFACGTAAVVTPIGALVAEGFEDVQPLGELALSLREELTDIQYGRREDRHGWLHRLDA, translated from the coding sequence ATGACCGACACCACGACCAGCGCACCCGCCGGTGAACTCACGTTCGCCGTGACGAAGAACCTCGCGGCCGCCAGCACCGCCCAGCGGGAGGAGATCCTGCGCAACCCCGGGTTCGGCCTGCACTTCACCGACCACATGGTCGACATCTGCTGGTCGGAGAAGGGCGGCTGGCACCGTCCGCGCGTGCAGCCCTACGGTCCGATCTCCCTGGATCCCGCCGCGGCCGTGCTGCACTACGGACAGGAGATCTTCGAGGGCATCAAGGCGTACCGGCATACCGACGGTTCCGTGCACACCTTCCGTCCCGACCGCAACGCGGCCCGGCTGCAGAACAGCGCCCGTCGCCTGGCACTGCCCGAACTGCCCACCGAGTACTTCATCCAGGCGCTGCACGAGCTCATCGCCGTCGACGGGGCCTGGGTGCCTTCCGGGGAAGACCAGAGCCTGTACCTGCGCCCCTTCATGTTCGCGAAGGAGGCGTTCCTCGGTGTGCGTCCGGCGAAGAAGGTGGGCTTCTACCTCATCGCCTCGCCCGCCGGCGCCTACTTCTCCGGCGGCGTCAAACCGGTGCGCATCTGGCTCAGCGAGAACTACGCGCGGGCGGGCAAGGGCGGCACGGGCGCGGCGAAGACGGGCGGCAACTACGCGTCCAGCCTGCTCCCGCAGGCCGAGGCGAACGACAAGGGCTGCGACCAGGTGGTCTTCCTCGACCAGCATCGCCATGTCGAGGAGCTCGGCGGCATGAACATCGTGTTCGTCTTCAAGGATGGGCACCTGGCTACACCCGCCTCGGAGTCGATCCTCGAGGGCATCACGCGCGACTCGCTGCTGCAGCTGGCCGAGGACCGCGGCCTGACCGTCGAGCGCCGTGACGTCTCGCTGGACGAGTGGCGCGAGGGTGTGGCGTCCGGTGACATCGTCGAGGTGTTCGCGTGCGGCACGGCCGCCGTGGTCACCCCCATCGGCGCGCTGGTGGCGGAGGGCTTCGAAGACGTGCAGCCTCTGGGCGAGCTGGCGCTGTCGCTGCGCGAGGAGCTCACCGACATCCAGTACGGCCGCCGTGAGGACAGGCATGGCTGGCTGCACCGGCTCGACGCCTGA
- a CDS encoding 3-isopropylmalate dehydrogenase, producing the protein MSRIVKLAVIPGDGIGREVIAEAERVLDAVTADSEVVFEKTTFSLGAGRFLETGDTLTDADLESIRAHDAILLGAVGGQPGDPRLKDANIERGLLLRLRFELDHYVNLRPSKLFAGASGPLANPGEIDFVVVREGTEGPYVGNGGSIRRGTPQEVANETSVNTAFGVERVVRYAFDLAERRSRRLTLVHKTNVLVHAGGMWKRIVDEVAAEHPDVAVDYLHVDAATIFLVTDPSRFDVIVTDNLFGDILTDLAGAVTGGIGLAASGNINPDGAFPSMFEPVHGSAPDIAGQQKADPTAAILSVAMLLEHLGLRDEAARVQRAVEQDIAAREGTRRTSEIGDAVIAGLQA; encoded by the coding sequence ATGTCGCGTATCGTGAAGCTGGCCGTCATCCCCGGTGACGGGATCGGCCGAGAGGTCATCGCGGAGGCCGAGCGCGTGCTCGACGCCGTCACGGCGGACAGCGAGGTCGTGTTCGAGAAGACGACGTTCTCGCTCGGCGCCGGCCGATTCCTCGAGACCGGGGACACGCTCACGGATGCCGATCTGGAGTCCATCCGCGCGCACGACGCGATCCTGCTCGGCGCTGTCGGCGGACAGCCCGGTGACCCCCGTCTGAAGGACGCCAACATCGAGCGCGGTCTGCTGCTGCGGCTGCGCTTCGAGCTCGACCACTACGTGAACCTGCGCCCCTCGAAGCTGTTCGCCGGAGCATCCGGACCGCTCGCGAACCCCGGCGAGATCGACTTCGTCGTGGTGCGCGAGGGCACCGAGGGGCCGTACGTCGGCAACGGCGGCAGCATCCGGCGCGGCACCCCGCAAGAGGTCGCCAACGAGACCAGCGTGAACACCGCCTTCGGTGTGGAGCGGGTGGTGCGCTACGCGTTCGACCTCGCCGAGCGCCGCAGCCGCCGACTCACCCTCGTGCACAAGACCAACGTGCTCGTGCACGCCGGCGGCATGTGGAAGCGCATCGTCGACGAGGTCGCCGCCGAGCATCCCGACGTCGCCGTCGACTATCTGCATGTCGACGCCGCCACCATCTTCCTCGTGACCGACCCGTCCCGCTTCGACGTGATCGTCACGGACAACCTCTTCGGCGACATCCTCACCGATCTGGCCGGCGCCGTCACCGGCGGCATCGGCCTGGCAGCCTCGGGGAACATCAACCCCGACGGCGCCTTCCCCTCGATGTTCGAGCCCGTGCACGGCTCGGCGCCGGACATCGCGGGACAGCAGAAGGCCGACCCCACGGCGGCGATCCTCTCCGTCGCGATGCTGCTCGAACACCTCGGGCTGCGCGACGAGGCCGCACGCGTGCAGCGCGCCGTCGAGCAGGACATCGCCGCCCGCGAGGGCACCCGCCGGACCAGCGAGATCGGCGACGCCGTGATCGCCGGGCTTCAGGCGTAA